From one Oncorhynchus clarkii lewisi isolate Uvic-CL-2024 chromosome 6, UVic_Ocla_1.0, whole genome shotgun sequence genomic stretch:
- the LOC139412012 gene encoding homeobox protein Nkx-3.1-like: MSEPVKPPTSFFIEDILSIKENTRLNFRCSSSHKAKEGCAQWNNQQCEHVSQSEELCAQDTAFEGRKDLFDSSCSSTPDAMISFTSVGKQKRSRAAFTHLQVLELEKKFNHQKYLSAPERANLANTLGLTETQVKIWFQNRRYKTKRKQQATEYCKDIFQKSEELSTEDNLVRLSLLSTFYKTYKYQPYVYDFNSTWRPILW; the protein is encoded by the exons ATGTCGGAGCCAGTCAAGCCACCAACTTCGTTTTTCATCGAGGACATCCTCTCCATTAAAGAGAATACACGGCTAAACTTCAGGTGCTCTTCCTCACACAAGGCCAAGGAGGGATGCGCGCAATGGAATAACCAACAGTGCGAGCATGTATCACAGTCAGAGGAACTTTGCGCACAGGATACAGCATTTGAAGGGCGGAAAG ATTTATTTGACAGCTCTTGTTCTAGCACCCCAGATGCCATGATAAGCTTTACATCAGTCGGCAAACAGAAGCGCTCGCGCGCTGCCTTTACGCATCTGCAAGTGTTAGAACTGGAGAAGAAATTTAACCACCAGAAGTACCTGTCCGCTCCCGAAAGAGCCAATCTTGCCAACACGTTGGGACTGACCGAGACCCAAGTTAAAATCTGGTTTCAGAACAGAAGATACAAAACCAAACGGAAGCAGCAAGCTACGGAGTACTGTAAGGACATCTTTCAAAAGTCAGAAGAACTAAGTACAGAGGACAATTTAGTCAGATTGTCGCTTCTCTCCACGTTCTACAAAACATATAAATACCAACCATATGTGTATGACTTCAATAGCACATGGAGACCAATACTGTGGTGA